A single Carnobacterium alterfunditum DSM 5972 DNA region contains:
- a CDS encoding manganese-dependent inorganic pyrophosphatase translates to MSKVLVFGHKNPDTDAITSAISFAYLQNQLGFEVEAVALGEVGEETQYALDHFKVDAPRVIETAANETAKVMLVDHNEFQQSVADIADVEVLSVVDHHRISNFETANPLYYRAETVGCTNTIIAKLFKEKEVAIPKEIAGLMVSAIIADTLLFKSPTCTDEDIKIAKELAAIAEVDIDSYGLEMLKAGTDLSNKSAAELLDMDAKSFPMADKNVRIAQINVLDVDDVLSIQSELEQAMLDENHSNNYNLFVLVVTNILDSDSVILALGDPINAVEEAFNITLENNRALLKGVVSRKKQIVPQLTAALTK, encoded by the coding sequence ATGAGTAAAGTATTAGTTTTTGGTCATAAAAATCCCGATACAGATGCAATCACATCTGCTATTTCATTTGCTTATCTTCAAAATCAACTAGGTTTTGAAGTAGAAGCCGTTGCATTAGGAGAAGTAGGTGAGGAGACACAGTACGCTTTAGATCACTTTAAAGTTGACGCACCGCGTGTCATAGAAACAGCAGCAAACGAAACAGCTAAAGTTATGCTGGTAGACCACAATGAATTCCAACAGAGTGTAGCGGATATCGCAGATGTTGAAGTTTTATCTGTCGTTGATCATCACCGTATTTCTAATTTCGAAACAGCTAATCCATTGTATTATCGTGCAGAAACTGTAGGATGTACCAATACGATCATCGCTAAATTATTTAAAGAAAAAGAAGTAGCTATTCCGAAAGAAATTGCCGGCTTGATGGTATCCGCAATTATCGCAGATACATTATTATTTAAGTCACCAACTTGTACAGATGAAGATATCAAAATCGCAAAAGAACTTGCAGCAATTGCTGAAGTTGATATTGATTCATATGGTCTTGAAATGTTAAAAGCTGGAACAGACTTAAGCAATAAGTCAGCTGCTGAATTATTAGACATGGATGCTAAAAGTTTCCCAATGGCTGATAAAAATGTTCGGATCGCACAAATCAATGTTTTAGATGTGGATGATGTTCTTTCTATTCAGTCTGAGTTAGAACAAGCGATGTTAGATGAAAATCATTCTAACAATTATAATTTATTCGTATTGGTCGTTACTAATATTTTAGATAGCGATTCAGTGATCTTAGCATTAGGAGATCCAATCAATGCAGTAGAAGAAGCTTTTAATATAACTTTAGAAAATAACCGTGCTTTATTAAAAGGTGTTGTTTCACGTAAGAAACAAATTGTACCGCAATTAACAGCAGCATTAACAAAATAA
- the pflA gene encoding pyruvate formate-lyase-activating protein, whose amino-acid sequence MTEPAIGYVHSTESFGSVDGPGIRFVTFMQGCRMRCEFCHNPDTWNMGGGTPYTADELLEEALSYREYWGSKGGITVSGGEPLLHIDFLIEYFKKAKEEGVHTALDTCGQPFTYEEPFFSRFEELMKYTDLLLFDIKHIDNEKHKRLTMHGNENILNMATYLSKIDKPVWIRHVLVPERSDDDNDLMRLSEFIQSLGNVYKVEILPYHKLGVYKYAALNIPYKLKDIEPPTLERVNNANQILRVKEYKGYQTI is encoded by the coding sequence ATGACTGAACCAGCAATTGGATACGTGCATTCCACTGAAAGTTTTGGATCAGTAGATGGACCAGGTATTCGTTTTGTAACTTTTATGCAAGGATGCCGTATGCGTTGCGAGTTCTGCCATAATCCTGATACGTGGAATATGGGTGGCGGAACTCCTTATACAGCGGATGAATTACTAGAAGAAGCCTTGTCTTACCGAGAGTATTGGGGAAGTAAGGGTGGAATCACTGTAAGTGGAGGAGAACCACTATTGCATATCGACTTTCTGATCGAGTACTTTAAAAAGGCAAAAGAAGAGGGCGTACACACAGCTTTGGATACTTGTGGTCAACCTTTTACTTACGAAGAACCATTTTTCAGCCGCTTTGAAGAGCTCATGAAGTATACGGATCTGCTTTTGTTTGATATCAAACACATTGATAATGAAAAACATAAGCGATTAACTATGCATGGCAATGAAAATATTTTAAATATGGCCACTTATTTATCAAAAATCGATAAACCTGTTTGGATTCGTCATGTATTAGTTCCTGAACGTTCTGACGATGATAATGACTTGATGCGCTTGAGTGAGTTTATCCAATCACTGGGGAATGTTTATAAAGTAGAAATATTGCCTTATCATAAATTAGGTGTCTACAAGTATGCAGCTCTAAATATTCCTTATAAATTAAAGGATATAGAACCGCCTACGCTTGAACGAGTCAACAATGCTAATCAAATATTACGCGTAAAAGAATACAAAGGTTACCAAACGATTTAA
- the pflB gene encoding formate C-acetyltransferase: MEEWKGFKGKTWQEEINVRDFIQQNYKPYDGTDEFLEGPTEATETLWEQVMDLDAKERDAGGILDMDTKVVSTIVSHKAGYLNKELERIAGFQTEKPFKRGLQPFGGIRMSELAAEAYGYEIDAEVSHIFRDYRKTHNQGVFDAYTPEIRSARRSGIITGLPDAYGRGRIIGDYRRVALYGVDRLIQEKKHDLADKGYGTMSDTIIRDREEISEQIQALNDLNELGRIYGFDISQPAQTTQEAFQWLYLGYLAAVKEQNGAAMSLGRTSTFLDIYIERDLASGVLTEVEAQEITDHFIMKLRLVKFARTPEYNDLFSGDPTWVTEAIAGVGHDGRHMVTKNSYRFLHTLSNLGPAPEPNLTVLWSVRLPESFKKFCAKVSIVSSAIQYENDDIMRLEWGDDYGIACCVSAMQIGKQMQFFGARANLAKTLLYAINGGIDEKTKDQVAPKYQPITSEYLDYDEVMEKYDVMMEWVAGMYLNTLNIIHYMHDKYSYERVEMALHDSEIVRTMATGIAGFSVAIDSLSAIKYAKVKTIRDETGLVTDYEIEGDYPKFGNNDDRADDIGIWLLKTFISKVKKHPAYRNALHTTSILTITSNVVYGKKTGNTPDGRRSGEPFAPGANPMHGRDTHGALASLTSVAKIPYKYSLDGISNTFSIIPKALGKEDEIQQENLSSLLDGYVKKGGHHLNVNVFNRETLVDAMDHPENYPQLTIRVSGYAVNFIKLTREQQLEVINRTMHESM, encoded by the coding sequence ATGGAAGAATGGAAGGGCTTTAAAGGGAAAACGTGGCAAGAAGAAATTAATGTTCGAGACTTTATTCAACAAAATTATAAACCTTATGATGGAACAGATGAATTTTTAGAAGGGCCCACAGAAGCAACTGAAACATTATGGGAACAAGTGATGGATTTAGATGCAAAAGAACGTGATGCTGGCGGAATACTAGACATGGATACAAAAGTAGTATCAACTATCGTATCTCATAAAGCCGGTTACTTAAACAAAGAATTAGAACGCATTGCCGGTTTCCAAACGGAAAAACCTTTCAAACGCGGATTGCAACCATTTGGTGGAATTCGAATGAGTGAACTAGCTGCTGAAGCCTATGGTTATGAAATTGACGCTGAAGTTTCTCATATTTTTAGAGACTACCGTAAGACCCATAATCAAGGTGTTTTTGATGCATATACACCTGAGATCCGGTCTGCCAGACGTAGCGGGATCATCACAGGCTTGCCAGATGCTTATGGTCGTGGCCGTATCATCGGAGATTACAGAAGAGTAGCTTTATATGGTGTAGACCGTTTGATCCAAGAAAAGAAACATGATTTAGCTGATAAAGGATACGGTACTATGAGTGACACAATCATTCGTGACCGTGAAGAAATAAGTGAACAAATCCAAGCTCTAAATGATTTAAATGAATTAGGACGAATTTACGGCTTCGATATTTCACAACCAGCTCAAACAACTCAAGAAGCTTTCCAATGGTTATATCTAGGTTATCTAGCTGCTGTTAAAGAACAAAATGGAGCGGCAATGTCATTAGGACGTACATCTACCTTTTTAGATATCTATATTGAGCGTGACCTAGCTAGTGGTGTCCTTACTGAAGTTGAAGCGCAAGAAATTACGGACCACTTCATTATGAAATTACGTTTAGTAAAATTTGCACGTACACCTGAATACAATGATTTATTCTCAGGCGACCCAACTTGGGTAACGGAAGCTATTGCCGGTGTAGGGCATGACGGCCGCCACATGGTCACTAAAAACAGCTATCGTTTCTTACACACATTATCAAATCTTGGACCAGCTCCAGAGCCTAACTTAACGGTATTGTGGTCAGTCAGATTACCAGAATCTTTCAAGAAATTCTGTGCAAAAGTTTCTATCGTTTCAAGTGCAATTCAATATGAAAATGATGATATAATGCGCTTAGAGTGGGGCGATGACTATGGAATAGCTTGCTGTGTTTCAGCTATGCAAATAGGTAAGCAAATGCAATTTTTCGGTGCACGAGCTAACCTAGCTAAAACGCTTCTATATGCAATCAATGGTGGGATCGACGAAAAAACAAAAGATCAAGTTGCTCCAAAATACCAACCAATTACTTCTGAGTATTTGGATTATGATGAAGTAATGGAAAAATATGATGTCATGATGGAATGGGTTGCTGGCATGTATCTAAATACGTTAAACATCATCCATTATATGCACGATAAATATTCTTATGAACGCGTTGAAATGGCTCTACATGATAGCGAAATTGTTAGAACAATGGCAACTGGAATTGCTGGATTCTCAGTAGCAATTGATTCATTATCTGCTATTAAATATGCAAAAGTTAAAACGATCCGCGATGAAACTGGATTAGTTACCGATTATGAAATAGAAGGCGATTACCCTAAATTTGGAAATAACGATGATCGTGCGGATGATATTGGAATTTGGTTGCTAAAAACCTTTATATCAAAAGTTAAAAAACACCCAGCTTACCGCAACGCCCTCCATACTACTTCAATTTTAACAATCACATCTAACGTAGTGTATGGTAAAAAGACAGGGAATACTCCTGATGGACGACGTTCTGGAGAACCATTTGCACCTGGTGCTAACCCAATGCACGGCAGAGATACTCATGGCGCTTTAGCTAGCTTGACTTCAGTAGCTAAAATTCCATACAAATATTCATTAGATGGAATATCAAATACATTTTCTATCATACCTAAAGCTTTAGGTAAAGAAGATGAGATCCAACAAGAAAACTTGTCTAGCTTGCTAGACGGATATGTCAAAAAAGGCGGTCACCATTTAAATGTTAACGTCTTTAATCGTGAAACGTTAGTTGACGCAATGGATCATCCTGAAAACTATCCTCAATTAACCATTCGTGTATCTGGTTATGCCGTTAACTTTATTAAATTAACACGTGAACAACAGTTAGAAGTTATTAATCGTACCATGCACGAAAGCATGTAA
- the parC gene encoding DNA topoisomerase IV subunit A, producing MENRAEIQELTLEEVMGDRFGRYSKYIIQERALPDIRDGLKPVQRRILYAMNVEGNTSDKGFRKSAKTVGNVIGNYHPHGDSSVYEAMVRLSQDWKQREVLIEMHGNNGSMDGDPPAAMRYTEARLAKISAELVRDIDKETVDFILNFDDTDEEPTVFPASYPNLLVNGATGISAGYATDIPSHNLGEVIDATVHLIDAPDASVDDLMHYIKGPDFPTGAILQGVDGIKKAYETGKGKIVVRSKTRIEEVRGGKEQIVINEIPYEVNKAVLVRKMDEIRLNKRVDGISEVRDESDRNGLQIVVELKKEANAGGILNYLLKNTDLQVAYNFNMVAIDKKRPKQVGIVRMIEAYIEHKREVLTRRTNYNLRKAESRQHIVSGLIKALSILDQVIDAIRSSKDKKNAKENLIERFAFTEIQAEAIVSLQLYRLTNTDITALENEAASLDKDISSYNRILASPKELDKVMKKELIEVKKKYASPRLTVIEAEIEELKIDTEVLIASEEVMVSVTKEGYIKRTSLRSYGASKPNEIGIKEGDYPIYIQQLNTLNHLLIFTSKGNIIYRPIHEISDLRWKDMGDHLSQNIAFEADETVLKVFGLEKNLPPATFTFITKEGYIKQTAVSEYVIGRNYKNKSFSAIKLKTKADELINIIYTEKPLLKDVFLVTNRGFGLRYSLDEVPVVGSKAAGVKSINLKEGDYVVNGVLLDVEASKVELMILTQRGSVKKMNILDFESLGRAKRGLLLLRELKKNPHRVAFAFEASKEDLYTILTSKGKEIKLSSHSYSISDRYSNGSFILDEVADGAPIEVKKNLITKNN from the coding sequence ATGGAGAATAGAGCGGAGATTCAGGAATTAACCCTGGAAGAAGTCATGGGAGATCGTTTTGGGCGCTATTCAAAATATATTATTCAAGAACGTGCACTACCCGATATTCGGGATGGCTTAAAACCCGTTCAACGCCGGATCTTATACGCAATGAACGTAGAAGGCAATACGTCAGATAAAGGCTTTAGAAAATCAGCTAAAACAGTCGGAAACGTTATCGGGAATTATCATCCACATGGAGATAGTAGTGTCTATGAAGCAATGGTTCGCTTAAGTCAAGATTGGAAGCAACGTGAAGTCCTAATTGAGATGCATGGAAATAACGGGAGTATGGATGGAGATCCCCCCGCAGCTATGCGTTATACTGAAGCGCGTTTAGCAAAAATTTCGGCCGAACTGGTAAGAGATATCGATAAAGAAACGGTTGATTTCATCTTGAACTTTGATGATACAGATGAAGAGCCGACAGTCTTTCCTGCTAGTTATCCTAACTTACTGGTAAATGGAGCAACTGGGATCTCAGCGGGTTACGCAACGGATATCCCTTCGCATAATTTAGGAGAGGTCATTGATGCAACCGTTCATTTGATCGATGCTCCTGATGCGTCTGTGGACGATTTAATGCACTATATTAAAGGACCTGATTTTCCAACTGGCGCTATTCTACAAGGAGTAGATGGCATCAAAAAAGCGTATGAAACTGGAAAAGGCAAAATCGTTGTCCGCTCTAAGACAAGAATTGAGGAAGTAAGAGGCGGTAAGGAACAAATCGTCATCAACGAGATACCATATGAAGTGAACAAGGCTGTTTTAGTTCGTAAAATGGATGAAATCCGTTTAAATAAACGGGTCGACGGCATTTCCGAAGTCCGTGACGAGTCTGACCGTAATGGCCTCCAAATTGTTGTTGAGTTGAAAAAAGAGGCTAATGCAGGTGGTATCTTAAACTATTTATTAAAAAATACCGATCTACAAGTCGCTTATAATTTTAATATGGTCGCTATTGATAAAAAGAGACCTAAACAAGTAGGTATTGTTAGAATGATCGAGGCTTATATAGAGCACAAACGAGAAGTGCTGACTAGAAGAACAAACTATAATCTTCGTAAAGCTGAAAGCAGACAACACATTGTTTCTGGGTTGATCAAAGCTTTATCTATTTTAGACCAAGTCATTGACGCTATTCGCAGCAGCAAAGATAAGAAAAATGCCAAAGAGAATTTGATCGAACGTTTTGCGTTTACTGAGATCCAAGCTGAAGCTATCGTTTCGTTGCAACTGTATCGATTAACCAACACCGATATAACAGCATTAGAAAATGAAGCTGCTTCTTTAGATAAAGACATCTCATCTTACAACCGTATTTTAGCTAGTCCTAAAGAATTAGATAAGGTCATGAAAAAAGAATTGATCGAAGTGAAGAAAAAGTATGCTTCTCCGCGACTGACTGTTATAGAGGCTGAGATAGAAGAATTGAAAATCGATACAGAAGTTCTGATCGCTTCTGAAGAAGTTATGGTCTCTGTTACTAAAGAAGGATACATCAAACGAACAAGTTTGCGTTCATATGGGGCTTCAAAGCCGAACGAGATAGGCATAAAAGAAGGAGATTACCCAATCTACATTCAACAGCTGAATACGTTGAATCACCTTTTGATATTTACCAGTAAAGGGAACATTATTTACCGCCCAATTCATGAAATTTCTGATTTGAGATGGAAGGATATGGGGGATCACTTATCTCAAAATATCGCTTTTGAAGCAGACGAGACAGTGTTAAAAGTTTTTGGCTTAGAAAAAAACTTGCCACCAGCAACATTTACCTTTATCACAAAAGAAGGGTATATTAAGCAAACAGCCGTTTCAGAATATGTTATTGGACGCAATTATAAAAATAAATCTTTTTCAGCAATAAAACTTAAAACAAAGGCTGATGAACTGATAAATATTATCTATACAGAGAAACCATTGTTAAAAGACGTTTTCTTAGTCACTAATAGAGGCTTTGGATTGCGCTATTCTTTAGATGAAGTTCCCGTTGTTGGTTCAAAAGCAGCAGGCGTGAAATCGATCAATCTTAAAGAAGGTGACTATGTCGTGAACGGCGTATTGCTCGATGTTGAAGCTTCAAAAGTAGAGCTAATGATCTTAACTCAACGTGGTTCGGTCAAGAAAATGAATATTCTTGATTTTGAATCTCTTGGAAGAGCTAAGAGAGGGTTATTGCTCTTAAGAGAATTGAAGAAAAATCCTCATCGTGTAGCGTTTGCTTTTGAAGCATCCAAGGAAGACTTGTATACGATCCTAACGTCCAAGGGAAAAGAGATCAAACTATCTAGTCATTCATATTCAATAAGTGACCGCTATTCAAATGGATCCTTTATTTTAGATGAGGTTGCAGATGGCGCACCTATCGAAGTGAAGAAAAATTTAATAACTAAAAATAATTAA